TCGGCTGGGCCTTGCAGGCGTGCGAGATCGTCTCGCTGCATGGCCGCCCCTTCGCGCGGATCGTTCCGCATTTGCGACCAAAAGCGAAGCTGCTCGTCATTTCCTGGGATGGGACAACGCCGGGGAAACTCGCGCAACTCTTGAAGGAGCGCAGGCTCGGCCGCTCGCGCATGATCATTCTTGAAGCTCTCGGTGGCCCGCGTGAAAAAATTTCGGAAACGCGAGCGGAAAATTTCGAAGCGCATGACATTGATTCCCTCAATCTTATTGCCCTTGAAATAGAAGCGGATCATGACGCCGTTTGCATTCCATTGACGTCGGGCCTGCCCGACGAATGGTTCGAGCATGATGGCCAGATCACCAAGCGCGACATTCGCGCGCTCACTTTGTCGGCGCTCGCGCCTTGGCCGGGCGCCTGTCTTTGGGACATTGGCGCGGGCTCCGGATCGATCGGGATCGAATGGATGCTGGCGCATCCGCGCAATCGCGCCGTCGCCGTCGAAGCGCGCGAAGACCGCGCGGCGCGCATTCTGCGCAATGCTGCAGCGCTCGGCACGCCCGATCTCGCCGTCACGATCGGTCGCGCGCCGGAGATCTTTGCTCAATTGCCGCAGCCCGACGCAATTTTTATTGGCGGTGGTGGCGCCGAGGTCATCGATGCGGCTTATGCGATCTTGCGGAGCGGCGGCAATTTGGTCGTCAATGCGGTGACGCTCGAAACCCAATCCGTCCTTGCCGAACGCCATGCGCGTCATGGCGGGCGGCTCACCATGATCGATATTGCGCAGGCCGATCCGCTCGCGGGCTTTCGCGTCTGGCACAGGGCGCGGCCCATCGTCCAATGGGCGCTGAGGAAGATATGATCGCCATTGGCATTGGCTGCCGTCGCGGCGCGTCAAAGGATGCGATCATCAAGCTGATCGCAGAAGCGCTGGCGCGAGCATCGCTCGTAGGCGAGGCAGCGGCGCTCTTTACGTATGAAGCCAAGAAAAGCGAAGCCGGTCTTATGGCTGCCGCGGAGGAACTGACAATGCCGCTCCATTTTCTGTCGCTGGAGGCTTTGCAGGCGATGGCAGATCGCGTCGCGACCCGCTCGGAGGCGGTGGAAAAAGCCTTGGGCATCCCTTCCGTGGCGGAAGCGTCCGCTCTTGCCGGCTGCGGCAAGGGCGGCCATCTGCTGTTGCCGCGCATCGCCGGCGATGGGGTAACCTGCGCGATCGCCAAAAGAGGTAAC
The window above is part of the Methylovirgula sp. HY1 genome. Proteins encoded here:
- the cbiE gene encoding precorrin-6y C5,15-methyltransferase (decarboxylating) subunit CbiE gives rise to the protein MMPSATMQAQHWLTLIGMGEDGRDGLSPAADRLIGQARFIIGGARHLALLGPVDAKTMEWPTPFEGGLKEILGRRGTPVCVLASGDPFLYGVGSLVAAHVPADEMICLPAVSSLSLAAARLGWALQACEIVSLHGRPFARIVPHLRPKAKLLVISWDGTTPGKLAQLLKERRLGRSRMIILEALGGPREKISETRAENFEAHDIDSLNLIALEIEADHDAVCIPLTSGLPDEWFEHDGQITKRDIRALTLSALAPWPGACLWDIGAGSGSIGIEWMLAHPRNRAVAVEAREDRAARILRNAAALGTPDLAVTIGRAPEIFAQLPQPDAIFIGGGGAEVIDAAYAILRSGGNLVVNAVTLETQSVLAERHARHGGRLTMIDIAQADPLAGFRVWHRARPIVQWALRKI
- a CDS encoding cobalamin biosynthesis protein; translation: MIAIGIGCRRGASKDAIIKLIAEALARASLVGEAAALFTYEAKKSEAGLMAAAEELTMPLHFLSLEALQAMADRVATRSEAVEKALGIPSVAEASALAGCGKGGHLLLPRIAGDGVTCAIAKRGNE